AGAATAGATCTTTTTGGTTTTGGGGGGTGTGTTTGGAAAAATAGATCTTGCTCTTAGAGTTATTCATTTTTTGGCCAGAGCAGTCCCAGAAGTTCCTAAGGACCTCCTTCATGCCACTGAGAGTTTTGGCAGAAGTATCTCCAAACAGAAGcagatcatctgcaaacatcaaatGGGTGATGGGGATGCCATTTCTCTTCAAGTAGAAGGGTTTCCAGTTTTCCTTAGAGGCAGCCTCACTAATCATATCAGCTAAGTACTCCATGCAAATAATGAAAACATATGGGGATATTGGGTCTCCTTGTCTGATTCCTCTAGTGGTTTTAAAGGAGGGGGAGGGCTTTCCATTTACAATGATAGATGTTGCAGGAGAGGCAATGCAATTAAGAATGAGGTCTGTGGAATTTCTATCAAAGCCTTTCCTTGCTAAACAGAACCTAATGAAGTTCCACTCCAGCCTATCATAAGCTTTTTCAAGATCTATCTTAAGAGCAAACCACCCAAACTTCCCTTTTTTGGTTTTCATGGAGTGTAAGATTTCAGAAGCTGCAATGTAATTAACTTCACAGCCCCTTCCAGGAAGGAAACTATTCTGATTTGGGGAGATGATGTCCTTCAAAAGAGGTCTGATCCTGTTGACTAAtatttttgacactattttaTAGCTGGCATTACACAGGCTTATGGGCCTAAATTGCTTTATGGACTCTGGTAGGGCAGTCTTGGGTATAATGCAGATAGTGGTATCATTGATGGACTGGGGAAAGGTTTTGGTCTGCAGTACATTATCCACATACTTATATAGGTCTTTCCACAAAACACCCCAGTGTTGTTGGTAGAAGTGGGCATGAAGGCCATCTATACCTGGGGCCTTAAGGGGACCTAGGTCAAACACAGCTCTCCCAACTTCTTCAATATTGGTGGCATGGTCAATACTGATTTCATTGGAGTAGTGGTGGTTTTCACAGGGGGGAATGGTCTGTTCAGAGGTGAAGAGGGTGGAAAAGTAGCTGACAATATGGGGCACTAGATCTTTCCCTTGGATATCCTGACCCACTTCTGACCTAAGGCTAGTGATTttattccttcttcttcttatgATGACAGACTTCTGGAAATAGCTAGTGTTTTTGTCCCCATTTTCAATCCAACTAGTTCTAGCCCTAGCCATCCAGAAGGCTTCCTCTTGCTCATAAATGAGACCTAGCTCATTGGAGAGGTCCTCATTTAAGTCCAAGAGGTGCTTATTGGTTGGCTTGTGTTCTAGAGCTCGTTGGATACCCATGATTCTAGCACACAAGACTttcctttttttgaaaatattttctataTTGTCCTTAACCCAAGAAGACATGGTTTTGGAGATATTATTGAGTTTACTAACCAAGTCAGAATTATCAGCATTTAGGTTTTCATCCACCATGGTTGAGAAACCTGGTTCAGCATACCATAAAGGTTCCATTTTGAAAACATTTTGGTGACCATGATTTTGCAAACCAATATTTTCCGTTATTAGCTTAATTGGATTATGGTCAGAAGCTTCTCTAGGCAATGTAATTACAGTAGAGTTAGGAAACAGATTAAGCCAGTGCATATTTACCCAAGCCCTATCAAGTCTTTGGTAAATGGGTTTATCTTTCTGTTTATTAAACCAGGTAAACCTGCTACCCACACAGCCAGCATCAACTAGCCCACATTCATTCATGGCATCAGAATATCTATCTGCCCTATGTTGTTTGATCAAATTGCCCCCCAGTTTCTCTGATTGACAAGTGACTTCATTAAAATCTCCCATTACTACCCAAGGAACTGTTATTAGTTTAGACATGTCTATTAGGTCATGCCAAGTTTCTAATCTACTTTTGTACTTGGTACTAGCATACACAGCAGATAAGCAAAAACTAAAAGGGGGGGAAGTGTTTACCTCCACAATACCATGAATAGTATGCAGGTCCCTTCCAATCATCTGAAAGTTGATGAAGTTAGGGTTCCACATAACTATGATCCCACCAGCGAGGCCATAGGGTTCAGCTAGCACATACTTTTCAAAGGGAGTTTTCTTCATGATTCTTGCAGTGTTTTTGGGGCTGGTTTTGGTTTCGGTTAGTATTAGGATTTGGGGAAGGTGCTCTTTAAAGAGGTGGCGGATATTGGATTGGAATCCCCGGCGGGCAATTCCTCTGCAGTTCCAAGCAACTATTATCATGGGATCAGGTGTTTTTCGAGTTTTGGAGAACTCCTTGAACTTCCTGTTGGTCAGAGGATCTATCTTGTGTATGAACTCGTTGTTCCTCCTGCTCCATAGGGTCTCCTTCCTTGCCATGAATTCCAGTTCCATCTCGCAGTCCCCTTCTTCCACCTCCTTCACTATTATCACTTTGATTTCCACTTGGTTGAACTTCTCCGTTGTCGCAAGTACCATGAGTGCATTTGTTGTCTCCCCAAAGGTTCCCTTGATCGGGTTCCTTGCTGACAACGGCCAGGTCCTCCTGACTTGAGGTAGCACTGGGATTGGGTCGCACATAAATTCCAGCTCTGGTGGTACTATGAACTGCCCCTTCTGTGCTTCCTTGCTTAGCATCCACCATCGCAGAAACTTCTCCAAAACAGGGGAAAGGGCTTTGATTGTTTTGAGATCCGGCAGATGGACAGGTATCATCATACCTCCTTTTTTTGGCGACATTTCCATATCCTGGTATGGGAAATCTAGCCAGTGTGGTTCCAGCATGAATTGACGTATCGCCGAAGGGCTGACATCTATCCATTGTGATGAGAGTTTGAGGGTGAACCTCATGTTGTTGAAATGGAATTCCGGGAAAGTCGGGATCGGTGGTTCCTTGCAAACATAACACCTACCTACACCATATACTTTATTCAGTTAGAGATGACTTTGCGGCGGGGTGAGGCctgcacacagcacacacgtaCCCACTTATAATTCTCATCCCCATCTTCTCCATCCACGATAGAGATGATACCTACTCCTCCCAGTCCCTGTCTTGAGAGATACAAAATAAAATGCATCCTCTCTTCATCACCCTTCCGTATCCAGACCCGCCTGAAACCCACCCTAGACTCAACTTTTTTCTTGTAAGAgagtttgaattttaaaactctattaaggGGTCTTTAGCAATTCGTTTGTCTGATTagagtaattgagtaaataaaaaaacattataatatataagttagtagtattttttttatatattcataatcaagTATATGTAGGATTACCTATGTGTGAGGGTCCAATCTAATTAAATTCATCCTCGTCCCGTCACCCgcaaaaaatacaaattttaaaccCATCACTTACAAAACTTTCCTCCATCCCCGCTCACTTAGGGAGGATGCACAGGGAGATCTCCCAGAAAATCTCCCCCTTAAACTTTCAACTAACTTTTTTTTGCTTTCAACTAACTTCTAAAATCttgacataagtttattacgaagtattaaaattgattgtattagctataatattgatagaaaaaaatattttaaagtaaCATACATAATTATGAGTGAGTATTCTCAAATCCAATCAATTCAAACTCGCCCCCACCAAAgtgggtacatgttatccttatacccGTCCACCAACAAAAAATTAATCTCTACATGTTAGTCAACATTAGTCAATCATCTACGTTTATATTTGTTGTCAGCCCAATCTAAAATACAAACTCGCCCTAACATCAAATGTGATACaccatttacatatataaatttaatattgcaatcatttacattaatatataaaaaatatttagttgttgcaaacatattaataataaggaAACTTAATCATAGACCTGATGATTTCGGAAATAGTTAATTACAATAtattattcaaaatttcaaCTCATATGTCTTTAGGACTTCAATAATATGAGCGAATAAATTATTATCCGTGCCCCGTATAAAAATATTACAATAATGAGAATGTAGCCAAAGttttttttgatatttaagattaaGATAGGCTACTGATTAGGGCCCAACATAAAAAGTACATGGTTAGGGGTCTCATTTTGTTAGTTAACATTGGGCATATAGTAATTTGTTTTTCCACTCTTATTcatattttattgattttctaatttatttgtattctaattaggttaaattgttttttaccatctaaaaaaattgataaactATTTTTTAGCACCTAAAAAaagtaaaacttgttttttaccacctaaaagtaAAAACAATTGTCTTAAGTTTACCATCTCTTAACTACAAGATGGACGAAAACTTTATGTGAATTAATAGGAAGCAAGGGAAAATGGTGGCTTATCTACATGAAAATCGTgggagaagagaaggaaataaaaaatatagtggTTGAAATGGGTTCATATAATGTTTTCGTCCATCTTTCCGGGTAAGAGGtgttaaaaaaaacaatttttaatttatttttaggtggtaaaaaataatttttattttttaggttgtaaaaaacaatttgtcaatttttttacgtggtaaaaaataatttatccttCTGATTATGTAAGTACAAATCTGTATACTACTCttacattttaaaaaatatccTACTATGTACTCCTTatatggattaatttttttgtaAAGTTATAATCCTATATTGGTTATATGCGTTaccaaaatatataaaatataatttacaaaatattcccaTTTGTAGAATGTAATCtgttttttaggaaaataaaatcaaatattttatgaggtgaaagttaacaaaataaatttaggatcaaatattttacttcctccatttttttttataattgcaccaACTTAGGTTTaatcactattcacatattcttatatagttagtttatgtgatttatatgtaaagaaaaatatattcatgtggaatcttgttagattcgtctcgaaatatactttcaaattatcaaaattttataattttttcaaatgTATAATCAGAGATATTAatggttaaaatagtgcattggcaagcgtcaaatctaagatggtgcaattaaaaaaaatggagaaagTATTTGTTATAATTTTTTGTATATCTATAAGAGAGGCAAGTTAGAGAACGTCATTTGTctgttctttttctcttttagtataatatgtAGATAGCTAGAACTATATTAGAATAGGGTTATAGTTTGAAACGCTGCGTATACTTTGTATTGGCTGCACAGTTGTGCTCCAATCCGTTAATTACTTATGGGCTGTGTATTTTATTAAAcaatctaatacgaagtattagtTTTCTCAAATCAGTTAATATGGccatttatgtattttatattttcTAAAAAGAACACACACCGTGGGCAATATTCTCAGCCTTTTTTGTTGGAATGTTAACATAAATTGCGTGATATTACTGGGTTGTGAAAGAttaattgctttaattttttttaaaacttaattgttTTGTATTACGAGATTAGTTGCTTTACTTTATGAGATGGGCAATATTCGTAGCCTTTTTTATTTGGAATGTGAACATAAATTGCCTGATATTACTGGATTAGttgctttatttttttaaaaaaaattaattattttatattaaaagagaggccaatcaatgagtgacatttgtcatcaccacattgatttcctctcttttagtatattatatagatatagatagaTGGTATGTTTGTTAACGAAAAGCATAGCCCAGAAAAACCATGCTAGATGGAGTCGAGGAAGTAaaaacacatatctgatatgtgtgtccaaatacatatcagaacataagacaaaataggaaaaatgacaaaaaaaaaattaaatggtacttttctaaacacaaatggtacttttttttacagaatggtattagaatggtactttttttacatgaatggtacttccttttttgtcttttagctgtttgtcttttagttgatatgtgtttGTTGTTGCATGCCCGATATCCGCCTCGACGCACTCGATGGAGTCAGACCTCACGTGACCATTATTGGAAGGGAACCTCAAAACAATTGAGAACATGTAAAGCAGTCGCAATCAGGACTATATTGATAAGGATTAACTTCTGGAAATTGGGAAAGGTAAGGATTTACTTATCAATCTATTAATACTATTGAAAAATTGAGTTTTTCTTCCCTGATAAAACCAAGATGTGCCCATGTTTGAATAAGAAAATATCTCAAAATGCTTGTTGTTCCACTTGGCCTCCTTGATGTTGAAGTAAAGAAAATTGCACAAGTTCAAACGAATGAAGATGAAACCAGTAATGTTCTAGATTTGATCCTACAACAACTGCTGGTTCGCATTAAATTACTAGATGAATATGGAATTTACAGATGAATGTGCATCTACAACAAGTTGCATCTACTTGTAGTATATAATCTGTGGAGTATGCACAATTTATGAGGTAGTTGGAGGTTTTACAAGCTTCATCATGAAGTTGAATTGGATATCTGGGGAAGTCTTGGGTTGGGGCCAATTCGCACCCTCTGGCACTTTGATACATTTAAAACCCTGACTCTTATACAAATTAGTAGCCCCTGGGTTGTTCAAATCACAATGGAGAGCAACAGTACGGCACCCCCAGCTCCAGGCTTGCGCCTCTGCTTTCGCCACGAGCCTTTTAGCTATCCCCAACCGTCGAAACTTCTGTCT
This sequence is a window from Spinacia oleracea cultivar Varoflay chromosome 1, BTI_SOV_V1, whole genome shotgun sequence. Protein-coding genes within it:
- the LOC130465575 gene encoding uncharacterized protein is translated as MRFTLKLSSQWIDVSPSAIRQFMLEPHWLDFPYQDMEMSPKKGGMMIPVHLPDLKTIKALSPVLEKFLRWWMLSKEAQKGQFIVPPELEFMCDPIPVLPQVRRTWPLSARNPIKGTFGETTNALMVLATTEKFNQVEIKVIIVKEVEEGDCEMELEFMARKETLWSRRNNEFIHKIDPLTNRKFKEFSKTRKTPDPMIIVAWNCRGIARRGFQSNIRHLFKEHLPQILILTETKTSPKNTARIMKKTPFEKYVLAEPYGLAGGIIVMWNPNFINFQMIGRDLHTIHGIVEVNTSPPFSFCLSAVYASTKYKSRLETWHDLIDMSKLITVPWVVMGDFNEVTCQSEKLGGNLIKQHRADRYSDAMNECGLVDAGCVGSRFTWFNKQKDKPIYQRLDRAWVNMHWLNLFPNSTVITLPREASDHNPIKLITENIGLQNHGHQNVFKMEPLWYAEPGFSTMVDENLNADNSDLVSKLNNISKTMSSWVKDNIENIFKKRKVLCARIMGIQRALEHKPTNKHLLDLNEDLSNELGLIYEQEEAFWMARARTSWIENGDKNTSYFQKSVIIRRRRNKITSLRSEVGQDIQGKDLVPHIVSYFSTLFTSEQTIPPCENHHYSNEISIDHATNIEEVGRAVFDLGPLKAPGIDGLHAHFYQQHWGVLWKDLYKYVDNVLQTKTFPQSINDTTICIIPKTALPESIKQFRPISLCNASYKIVSKILVNRIRPLLKDIISPNQNSFLPGRGCEVNYIAASEILHSMKTKKGKFGWFALKIDLEKAYDRLEWNFIRFCLARKGFDRNSTDLILNCIASPATSIIVNGKPSPSFKTTRGIRQGDPISPYVFIICMEYLADMISEAASKENWKPFYLKRNGIPITHLMFADDLLLFGDTSAKTLSGMKEVLRNFWDCSGQKMNNSKSKIYFSKHTPQNQKDLFCNTLEVQPSPDLGTYLGFPLTDKRPTKNQTLDICRKIKSKLASWKAKCLSKAGRLVLIKSTLTTIANYSMQILYLPKKTLQTIDQACANFLWDSEPQKKKTHLVAWLKACGPLEVGGLSVRSAVMMNKVLMTKLCWKFNTGENLASILIKEKYVDNRPYPAPFSKGSHIWQNVGKGWNMYKDLTAWCIGDGTQINLWLDNWTGKGSLRSLIQGPLTRDEFAHTVSDIRRDGHWNLSCISFTLPTDLIQWIQAIPIPQFGEDAPFCSLSKGLHFDSKTAYNTIWNTHFPDTDSSDKWSCIWKARCPPKLKIFLWLILWGRLPTASHLSSRQIIPNGNCQFCPNTQEDMVHLFLNCPRATEFWSNIEFQPKYNHLHSDVENWFLDNLNDTGLSQVLNTTNQTIFIFCLWRIWNRRNLWIFQKENKNIQSWCHQTLWLAKEHGNIESKGTQQIKPVHLDPPSPSNYFVKCDASFCSSTLLASYAAICRNEDHTFMAGIAGTFTSTSAAAAETQSILIASSWVIIKAWQNVTIFTDCKSAAEHLNNDNPPISWLSNLYAKCRELQRTHGSLWVKFRRREHIMEADYVARKTKDRLSLLDQGSDLEPPPSLTTDISSNNDTNFLGACLLQSNWAICACILTSTRSGVS